TACTTATTAACATCCCTAATGATCCTCTGGACATCCTCATAACCAGGGCACTCCCTGACTCTACGCCTAAACTCCCTGGCACTCCCGCGTTTGAGGTATGGCAGGTAGTAAATTACGTCCTTATACCTCCTACCCCTAACAATCTTGAAGAACTGAATCAAACTACGGTAATGAGCGAGTACGGACTCAATAAGCGCCGCCTCGATAACATCCACGTACTCACTCAAATTACATGCAGCGCCCAGGTTCATCAATACCCTATACATGCTCAGTATCCTCTCGTACTCATGGATGACCTCCATCAAGTAGCTCCTAAGTGAGCTCATGTGATTAAGTACCTGGAACCAGTTATATTAATTTAATTCAAACCAAACATAGAAAAGCCTAATCGCAGTGGTGACTTGATGGTCAACGAGGGCGAGGAGGCTCCCGACTTCGAATTACAAAGCCACGATGGGGAGGTAATAAGGCTATCGAATTACAGGGGCAGGTGGGTAGTGCTCTACTTCTTCCCAAAGGCCTTCACCAGCGGCTGTACGAGGGAGACCCAGGAATTCGCCAGGCTCTGGGATGAGCTCGAGAAGCTGGGCGTCGTGGTGTTTGGCATAAGCACGGACTCGGTAAGCACCCAGAGGAAGTTTGCGGAGAAGTACGGCGTGAAATTCAAACTACTGAGCGACAGCGAGAAACGCGTATCACAGGCGTACGGAGTGCTAAGGCCTACGGGGACTGCGGAGAGGGTCACATTCATAATAAACCCGGAGGGCAAGGTGGCTAAGGTAATTAGGAGAGTTAAGCCGGAGGAACACCCTGCCAAGGCCTTGGATTTCCTGAGACAAAGTATGTAAAATGATGCGAAAATCAATAATATCTATTCAATATAATTAAAATGAGAATAGGTAATGTTTTAAAGGGGGATTAACCATCCCATAATTAATGAATGGGAATAAACTAATACCCATACTTACAGCACTCACGTTAATAGCTGTCGCATCAATAATCACAGCCCACGTACTTGCGGCAACACCCACGATGCGCCCAATGATTAAGCACGGCGTTGGCTACGCATCAACAGTCTACAGCCTAAACTGGGCTGGCTACGCAGTGCCCGCACAGGAGGGCACTGTGACTAGTGTCGCGGGCTCATTCATCGTACCATCCGTGACCTGCACCAAACAAACAACCTACGTAGCGCTCTGGGCAGGACTAGACGGATACAACGACAGCACAGTGGAGCAGGCCGGAATAGCTGTAGAATGCAGCGGTGGTAAGCCCATGTATTGGGCTTGGTACGAATTTTACCCATCACCCTCCGTTGAGATAAGTGGATTCACAGTTAAGCCTGGCGACGCGATTTACGTAAACGTGACATACGTAGGGGGTAACTCATTCCAAATAACCATTAAGGACGTGACAAGGAACGAGGCGTACACGGTGACGGGCAGCGTAAGTGGAGCACTACTCTCATCGGCTGAGTGCATACTGGAGAGGCCGACTGTTAATGGGCAATTAACGGCGCTGGCAAACTTCGGAACTGCGTACTTCGGGCAGGACTACACGGATGTAATGGGCACGTGCTACGCAACCGTGGGCGGTAGCACCACTGCCTTCGGAAACTATCCATCAACCGTAGAAATAGTGATGACTGCGTACAACGGGAAGATCCTGGCACAACCAAGCTCATTAACGCTTGACGGATCAAGCTTCACAGTAACGTACGTAAGCAGCGGGAAGTAAAAATGACTTATTTAAGGCCTTAGTATTAAAATAGAACGTAAACAGTTTCTATATTGATCCATGACCATGAATCACCCTAAATTATGAGAATTATCGTAGATTGTATAGTCTTATTATCTACTTTAATTGATATTTTATACTGTTTTACATTTAACTCCTTAAGTTTTAACAATGGTTAAAATAAATATTTAAACATTATCTTTCAATTAAAATAGATTGAAATTAACAATGTCATTTATGTAATGAAACGTTGTTTTTAATGGTAAATGTCAAGGCACTGACTAAATACTATGAGCTTGCTGTTACTGTGAATGGGTATGTCTGCCCACTGACCGTAATTATATAACCACTGTATTGGATACCAACCTGGGCGGCCTGAGCACCACTGCATGATGCCGTGATGCCACTTGGCATAACTATTCCACTAGAAATAAATGCGGAAACCTCACTAAAGGCCCCGTTACTTATTATTAATGCTATTTTTAATTGACCTCCCTGAGTTCCAGCCGGCACCTGCACTGGGCTTGAAAACACACATGATAGACTACCCAACGTGAAACCATTAATGCCAATGCCACTGCTTGACGGATTACTAATCAAGAA
This is a stretch of genomic DNA from Vulcanisaeta moutnovskia 768-28. It encodes these proteins:
- a CDS encoding G1 family glutamic endopeptidase — translated: MNGNKLIPILTALTLIAVASIITAHVLAATPTMRPMIKHGVGYASTVYSLNWAGYAVPAQEGTVTSVAGSFIVPSVTCTKQTTYVALWAGLDGYNDSTVEQAGIAVECSGGKPMYWAWYEFYPSPSVEISGFTVKPGDAIYVNVTYVGGNSFQITIKDVTRNEAYTVTGSVSGALLSSAECILERPTVNGQLTALANFGTAYFGQDYTDVMGTCYATVGGSTTAFGNYPSTVEIVMTAYNGKILAQPSSLTLDGSSFTVTYVSSGK
- a CDS encoding peroxiredoxin; amino-acid sequence: MVNEGEEAPDFELQSHDGEVIRLSNYRGRWVVLYFFPKAFTSGCTRETQEFARLWDELEKLGVVVFGISTDSVSTQRKFAEKYGVKFKLLSDSEKRVSQAYGVLRPTGTAERVTFIINPEGKVAKVIRRVKPEEHPAKALDFLRQSM
- a CDS encoding type IV pilin; amino-acid sequence: MKSQYSGLQSQYSNLQSQYSTCQSQLMNLQNQYNNLQGQYQSYQAQLQQCAPTTLTLQVQAVGLTGVGSGSIAMLTFLISNPSSSGIGINGFTLGSLSCVFSSPVQVPAGTQGGQLKIALIISNGAFSEVSAFISSGIVMPSGITASCSGAQAAQVGIQYSGYIITVSGQTYPFTVTASS